In Acanthochromis polyacanthus isolate Apoly-LR-REF ecotype Palm Island chromosome 9, KAUST_Apoly_ChrSc, whole genome shotgun sequence, the DNA window TCGAAGCTTGTCAAAGAGTGGGAGGCCTCGGCGCTTCTCCCTGAGAATGTGGCAAAAACCACCAAACAAGTCGTCATCCGGCCCGGTGGGTGCAAACTGCATATTTCAGGGTGGCAGCAGGAAATATTGAACTGGAAAtaacagaaatgcaaaattgTAGCTGCAGTCTGAATTCTCCTAAAAAATTCTTTGCTAAAACTTCTCAGTTTGACTCAGAAATAATCACAATAAATATCTAAACTGTTGCTATTTATAGATTACTGTAACTTCCATGGGAACAGCAGTCGTCCCCCAATAAAGCTAACTTCATTGTTGGCAACCAGGAAGCTAATTTCATCTGTAACCACCACACTAAAACATTCTTTCTGAAGTCAAATACATTTCAGTCTATTGCCTTGGATCTGAGGaggaaatattcaaatttacaGCATGAAGAAGCCTAAAAGAGAATCTCTTCTGTCAGCCTACTGATTGCAGATACATAAATTTGCCCAGTAGATCAACATGAAGTGACTGAGGTCTTTTGTCCTGAATTTGTTTATTGGAAACACAGACAAAtctggtttttgactttttatgtgaaatgaggcaaaaaatattgaaagaaaAAGTGTGTTTGGCAAGTTGGAGAACAGGTTAACTGATTAAGTTATGAacacaaaaaatcaaaagaaaatttTAAACACACTACATATTCACTTACACATGCCTCTACGCATATTTTAATTCAGTTGATGCGCTGTTTGCAAATGTTGCACGGCGACTTACAGATATCTTTTACTAGATATCATCTTTTAACAAACTACTGATAATATTAATCaataatgacttgaaacttgtccagaatgcCTCAAGATTTGTCTAAAATTGCTCaagcatgtccaaaatgacttgaatctgtttaaagtgactgaaaacttgtccaaaatctGTCAGGAAAGGTGGCAGAAATACGGCAGATTGGTGTAATGCTGAAAAACTATAACTTAATGTGCaggaaaatagatttttgaaaaaatatgtgcaatataATAGCATTTAGCATAGTTTTTTGATAGACTTTTAAGGCTTCctcaaaaaaactaaacaaagcaCCCAAGCCAGGTCTCGTTTAACAGTAAGAAAAATGAATCTTAACAGTAGTTTTGACAATAAAAAGTCAACTCCAActgcttttctgtttcagtATCAGGAACTTATTTTGGCATGCATGTATCTGTGGCAACTTAGCAAGAGCGtgtctttttttagtttcagttttactttattAATTTGAACTTAAATCTTCCCTTATTAGATGTTCTTTAAAGCAAATATCTGGACTTGTCACAGCAGGAGTGGCACAAAGTGGACTTAATGATGCCTCGGTTCCATTAATGCCCACTGAGCCTTGATAATCACTCCTCATACATCTTATTTCTTCCTCTGTCCAACAGGAGCGGTGTTGGGTCGTGACGGTGGCGCCATGAAGCAGATGCTGCTGCCCTTCTGGCTTGGCCTCGGTGGCACCCTGGGGTCTGGAAGGCAACCGTTCCCCTGGATCCACGTCTCGGATCTGGCAGGAATCATCGCCCAGGCGCTGGAGCCGGCTGCCGACGCTCCCCCAGCTTTACCACAAGTCTTCAACGGAGTCGCACCGGCTCTCAACACCAACTACGAGTTCACTAAAGAGCTGGGCCGGGTCCTGAGGCGGCCCACCATCTTACCCGTGCCCGGCTTCGTGATGAACACCCTGATGGGCTCTGAGAGGGCCGTAGTCCTCACTCAGGGTCAGAAAGTCATCCCCAAGAGGACTTTAGAGTCTGGGTATCAGTACACGTACCCAGACCTGACCTCAGCGCTGAAACAGATTGTTGGGAGTTAACAGATGTTAAAGGAATGTGtgtcatatttactgtgttataagaaattaaataaataaagtaacaaCAACAGGATCACAAGGGGCTAAACTTACATAATATGAATCCCATATTCTTCAGATTTTAGGcctgcagtttttttctcatgtcACATAAAACCAGTTTCTGAATCAGgatttcaaaaatgaaatgaattttCAGAGGGCATGTaagcattttacattaaaatagcTCGAAACAATAAGTTCTATATAATATCTTAAGCCAAACTGATGTGTTAAATGTGCAGGATGTAGCAcagaaagagaataataaactggaTAAACACAGATGAGGATAAATGGGACACGAGATGCAACCAAAATCCTGcaaatctgtaaaagaaaacctaaaatgaacctgcagcagcttcctctGTGCCTGAATTGGGAAATCTCAGTCATTCAACACTCATTTTGTCTGCTATAACCCTAGAGTACAACCAAACTGGGTCAATATTTTGTTAGATATGTGAAAAATGAACTTGTTTTTTCATATAATTCAAGCTGTATTTGATATTTCTGGTTCTGTCAGACCATTATACATCGGCTTGTGCTACAGAAAGAATATTTTAAGTCTTACATAAATGACAAACCTCCCACTAAATCGACAAACTGCTATTAATTGTGAAGTCCTTTCCTCGTGATTACTTGACCTGTTGAGGACGTTATAGACTCCATAATTCCTTATTTCCACAGTAGCTACAACACCTTTAAGTATTAGTTCTCAATTATTTATAGACTCTACCTCTGAAACTCACTTTTAACATGAATCTTGtcttgcatttattttgaacaatAAGGAAAACGAGAACATATGCACTAACTATATTCTCTCAGTAAAAAGATTATGTTCATCCACACAGTCTGATACATGTGCAGAAGGAAATTTCACTGTCTAGTTTGAAGGTTTTAAAAGAGCACAATTCAGTGTGCCGTGCTTGTAAAACAAACTGGTTTATTGAAGGTGGAACACAGTTAAGTTGCACAAAGTAGCGTTATGAGACCAGCTATATATATGAGTCAGTATTTAAAAAACTTCAGCGAGGAAATGTGGATGTTCTGTGTAACCAGCAGCTTCAGGGTGATTTCCTTGTTTCTAAATTCCAAATATTTTATCTTCAAGGTTAAATCATCCCTCTGAGTCACTGTGGACGTCTTCCTCGACATTCTGAACGATCGGCATTTGATCTCCCCAGTCGCTGCTCCGAGCACAGCGGTACACATCTCTGattcaggaaaataaaacaaaatcaacagGAAGATTCAGAAAATCACAGAACACAAAAGCTAtgaaacaaataacagcagtaGGAGGTGTCCTAACCTGTCTGCAGTGCagagaaaaagcaaaagttGGATTTGAATGTCAGGtctatttttagttttgtattttgtgatcTGATTGTTCCTGATTTCAATCAACAATTTCAGGACTTCTTGCAAGGctacttcattttattttgttaaattcaaAATTCAATAATGCAATAGTAATGAAATTCAATCAGTACAGCCTGAATTACCACCAGAAtaagaacatttatttttgtattttgataaTTCATATTATATCTGGTTATTAATAggccacaaaacaaaatcaaattcATATTTGCCTCAAATGTCATGAcaaatgtctattttttaaatggttttaaaagctttttcctTGCATTTTTGATTCTGTACAAAGACTATTGGAGCTTGGAAGAGCCTGAAtcaatatttaatattattaaaatgcaaGAACTCCCCAGCGCTATTTATCTTTACCTTCATTcaagaaatgaaaatatgaaaaataaatagcGTCGGGCAGATCTTTCATTTTGATAATATTACATACTGATTCAGTTCTagttttgatttagtttttgtacAATATCAGAAAAGCaaggaaaaagattttaaaaccaTTATTATGTGGGTATTTGACATGAAGTCTGAggtaaatattaatattacttTCGACTCTCGCTTTGacctaaaaaaaattgcatctgCTATtataataattttcaaaatatcttaaaacaacaaagactgTGTTTTCGGCAAACAAAACTGTAATAGAAAAATTAAGTGATTTACTATTtagaaaaaactttaaaagacaGTCAAAGTCTGAATAAGACAAGACTGCAGTCCCCCTTAATGactatttttgtcaaatagtcAAACGAACTCTCTGAATAAATCCAGTAAACCTGCTGCTGGGTGCGTGTGCTGCAGGATGTTTACCTGCTGTGTTTTCTTGCCGTCACCACTTTGTGTTGCAGTTGTCCATCAGGGCAGCACATGTGACAGTGGACGTGTCTGTTTCTACGCAGCACCGGAGAGATCAGCCTCGCCCAGCTCACACCTTCTGGTTCTATCTGCGATGGTTCTGTCCGACTCAGAATCAGGTAGCTGAACTTCTCCGTCTGACGGTGATTgtgctggggaaaaaaaggaatttattcacattttgtctgttttggagCTGACACTTCTTACAGTTTGCTGCCTTGTAACTCTGGTGATTTAAACTGTAAAGAGTTAAAAATGCTCATGTGCTAAATAATGTGAGTTTTAACAGAGGAAAGTCAGCTTGAGCTGTGATGACACTGTAGCtgggaaaataaagaaaacagcaccACCTACAGAAGCTGCTTCACactaatacagaaaaaaaaacacaaagaagagcagaaaacaaagcTACAACAACTCGAATATGTTTAAGTGATCTAAGTGAAACTGAAGTGCTTTTTGTAATTTAGTGATTTCCAATGAGTTTTTCTGGGTGAATGATTAAAAGAAAGACAATCTTGATTTCAAGAAGGAACTCTATGGCACTGATTTTTGGACTTTGCAATGTAACATAagaacttttttgttttttgaactgCTTTATACTAACTcagtaacaaaaacacaaagaaagacagaatatAAAACTACAACAAGTTAAACATGTCTTTTGGGTGATGTAGGTGAAACTGAAGTGTCATTTTACTAAATTTAAAATGCCTTTCTCTGGATGAATGATTGTAAGAAACCTGAGCtgtacttcaggaagaaaactttCTATGTGGCTCATTTTGGACTTTGTTTGCAACGTGATGTAAaagttttggttttcttttttaacctgCTTCACTTAAAGTTAATTcagtaacaaaaacacaaagaggagCAGAAAGTAAAACTACAACAAGATAATTGTGTCATTTAGGTGACTTAGGTGAAACTGAAGTGCCGTTTATATTTGACTGAATTTACAAAGAGTTTTTCTGGATGACAGATTTTAGGAAACTTCAGCTCTGTTTCAGGAAGTAAACTGTCTCTGTGGCTGATTTAAGACTTTGTTTGCAATGTGTTGTAAGCTGCTTCACACTAATTTGTTCACATCATCAACATCATTTAAGTGATTTAGGTGACACTAAAGTGCTGTTTATATTTTACTAAATTTCCAATGAGTTTTTGTGGATGAATGATTATACAAAACTTGAGCTCTGTTTCAGGAAGGAAACTCTCTATGTGGATGATTTAGGCAAGAGGTAAGTAGGTAAGGAGTGTTTTATAGACAGTATGACTTGataaatgtttcactgttacTATACTCAACTACTTTGAGATAACAGGATTTATTCTGGTAAACTGCTACTTCCAAGCTTTAGAATGAACCTTAAACtttaatttactgtttaatagggtgaccatacgtcctcttttgcccggacatgtcctcttttgagaggctgtccggcctgtctgGCCGGCATTTAtgaagtccttcaaatgtccgggtttgtgatcttgcctagcttgagcgcgtcacagaccagtgtatttatcattcacgttgaatggttcctttggaaacgcGCTCTGAGAGGCGGCGTTTGAGCCGAGGCGCTCCACACTCagtcactcctcgcaggctgacaggcaggtaggcacactgcgagagaacactcgaaccgaaagaaaataccgaaacgcaaatgtcatttcactgatgaaatgcgaaaaaagtacccctgttttcgtccgggtcgtgtcaaatgggaggcagaatgtacagtctgcaaagctgggacttatgtctctgtagctgataagaaaaggaaaaagaaggaaaaaaggactgttgacttgaggcattatttctatatttttttcatttgccattagacacattattttgaagaatgggctaactgaacattgaagaataggctacctctctttttccattttgtttaatattttgaggcattatttctatttttacataattgataattgggaggttattttgaagaatggtactctacctcacttttcctaaggtgtgagtgtcagacttaagagagatgattatttcttattttgttaaacatctgaatacatgtgttcctacacaacttgagtcaataactattaaagactagagcatgccatgtttgtatgtgactgattatattgttaaggagaattgctttaaattaataaatatattatttataaagcaactatTTGTGAGtgtttgggctatttttctgtatatccaggtaaagtgt includes these proteins:
- the sdr39u1 gene encoding epimerase family protein SDR39U1 produces the protein MRVLIGGGSGFVGRELTRLLRDKGHEVTVISRQPGPGKITWGELESRGLPPCEGAVNLAGENLMNPLRWWNEGYKKDLFSSRIDTTKTLSQAIAASSSPPHSWVLVSGVACYKPSQTAEYTEDSEWTPFDLLSKLVKEWEASALLPENVAKTTKQVVIRPGAVLGRDGGAMKQMLLPFWLGLGGTLGSGRQPFPWIHVSDLAGIIAQALEPAADAPPALPQVFNGVAPALNTNYEFTKELGRVLRRPTILPVPGFVMNTLMGSERAVVLTQGQKVIPKRTLESGYQYTYPDLTSALKQIVGS